In Aedes albopictus strain Foshan chromosome 3, AalbF5, whole genome shotgun sequence, the following are encoded in one genomic region:
- the LOC109420363 gene encoding uncharacterized protein LOC109420363 codes for MRNILLFCLLQFSFAIEYNPKNFINTFEATYGCLQFSTKDACQPYFPTNRFKHLHTTHNNVTIMRMGVMANQGPHIRLSPNEFPDDTKITEIVLSAWENTASEMRSYVRHINKPISDLKILKRINTPGLLNQFYPMMFTLEIDPNGNVKLIKDGDRVPLVEFQNRAISFEYIEFCHYIAPATFFFDCPLEIDRRDCSGIVLG; via the exons ATGAGAAACATATTATTATTTTGTCTGCTTCAATTTTCGTTTGCGATTGAATACAATCCAAAAAACTTCATAAACACGTTcgaag CCACATATGGATGTTTGCAGTTTAGCACGAAGGATGCCTGTCAACCGTATTTTCCAACAAATAGATTCAAACACCTACACACCACACACAATAATGTTACGATCATGAGGATGGGTGTTATGGCAAATCAAGGACCTCACATACGTTTGTCACCGAACGAGTTCCCGGACGACACCAAAATCACCGAGATTG TGCTCTCCGCATGGGAAAACACGGCAAGTGAAATGAGAAGCTACGTTAGGCATATAAACAAACCCATTTCGGACCTGAAAATTCTCAAACGCATCAACACTCCCGGGTTGCTCAACCAGTTCTACCCGATGATGTTCACGTTGGAAATCGATCCGAATGGAAATGTGAAACTGATCAAGGATGGCGACCGAGTTCCCTTGGTTGAGTTCCAGAATCGAGCGATATCGTTCGAGTATATAGAGTTTTGTCACTACATTGCACCGGCAACTTTTTTCTTTGACTGTCCGTTGGAGATTGACCGTAGGGATTGCAGTGGTATTGTTTTGGGGTGA